A genomic stretch from Barnesiella intestinihominis YIT 11860 includes:
- the rpmI gene encoding 50S ribosomal protein L35 has protein sequence MPKIKTNSGAKKRFALTGTGKIKRKHAFKSHILTKKTKKQKRNLTHMGTVNTVDVNNVKALLGMK, from the coding sequence ATGCCAAAGATTAAAACTAATTCCGGTGCCAAAAAGAGGTTCGCCCTTACCGGAACAGGAAAAATCAAGAGAAAACATGCTTTCAAAAGTCACATTTTGACTAAGAAAACGAAGAAGCAAAAAAGAAATCTTACTCACATGGGAACGGTAAATACCGTTGATGTAAACAATGTAAAAGCATTGTTGGGTATGAAATAA